Below is a window of Pseudomonadota bacterium DNA.
GCTTCGGCGACCTGATAGGTGTCCAACATGAAATCCTTGCGCAAGCAGGGCAGGCCGGTCGCCGCGCGTGCAGCGACCAGATAGTCCGGGTGCCCCTGAAAGGACGGCGCATCGGTGAGAACGGAAAGGCAGGCAGCGCCACCGTTTTCATAAGCCTTGGCGTGGGCCGGAGGATCGAAGTCCGCACGGATTAGGCCCTTGGAAGGCGACGCCTTCTTAATCTCTGCGATCAGACCATAGGTGCCGGCGTCACGCTTTGTCTTCAACGCGTGCAGGAAGCCCCTTGGTGCGCTCTGCGCCCGGATCTCCGCGTCAAGCGTTGCAATCGATGCAACCCGCTTCGCTTCCTCAACTTCCTGCCGTTTGTAAGTAGCAATTTTTTCGAGAATGTCGGCCATCAGACGCCGCCGTTGGATACATCGACGAGGCGTGCGAGCGTTCGTTCCGCCCCGCCGGTCTCAATGGCTTCACGCGCTACGTTGAGGCCTTTCTCAACCGAGGTCACCGCGCCAGCGACACACAAGGATGCAGCCGCGTTCAGCAGCACGATATCGGCATAAGCGCTTGGCTCGCCAGCCAGCACCGCTTGCAAGGCGCTTGCGTTATGGTCGGCATCGCCGCCGACAAGCTCCCGTTCGTCGACCAGATCAATACCCTCGTCGCGCGGATCGAGCATTGCGAGGCTCACAGTGCCTTCTTCAAGCTTGGCCATCTGCGTGATGCCGGTGGTGGTGATTTCGTCCATCCCGTCTGACCCGTGAACAACCCAAGCGGCTTCGCAGCCAAGAGCATGCAGCGTCTCGGCCATGGGCATCATCCAGCGTTCGTCATAGACACCCACCAGCTGACGGGTGACCCGTGCAGGATTCGACAACGGACCTATCAGATTGAAGATCGTCCGTTGCCCCAGTTCTGCGCGGGTCGGGCCGACATGCTTCATCGCCGAATGGTGCATGGGTGCGAACATGAACCCGATTCCGGCATGTTCAATGCAAAGAGCGATTTGGTCGGCAGAAAGCTCGATATTGACCCCGAGCGCCTTGAGAACGTCCGCAGCGCCTGAGTTCGATGAAACTGCCCGGTTGCCATGCTTGGCGACGGGTACACCGCACGCGGCGACCACGATGGCAGTCGCCGTTGAAACATTATAGCTGCCCTTGCCATCGCCGCCGGTGCCCACAATGTCGATCGCGCTTGCCGCAAGGTCCGGGGGCAAGTCCACCGGGGTCATTTTCGATCGCATCGTCCTGACCGCACCGACCAATTCGTCGACGTTTTCGCCGCGCACTTTGAGCGCGATCAGGAACCCCGCTATTTGCGCCATACCAAGCGAGCCGGACATGATCGCATCGAAAGCGGTAGAGGCTTCTTCGCGGGTTAGCGCATTTCCTTGGCACACCTTAGTAAGAAGCGGCTTGAAGCTGTCGGTCATCGGGACCTCTGTTATGCGCCGGAACGCTTTTTGGCGTCGTTGAAGCGGGTCGCGATCGCCACGAAGTTCGCCAGAATCCGCTCACCATGCTGCGAGGCTATGCTTTCGGGATGGAATTGAACACCGTGCACGGGGTGGGATGTGTGGCTCAGGCCCATAATCTCCCCATCATCGGCACGCGCGGTAATCGCCATCGTCGTTGGCAGCGATGTGCGCTCGACCGCCAGAGAATGGTAACGCGTTGCATCGAAGGGGCCGTTGATCCCGCTGAAGACGTCCGCCTCGGCTGCGGGCGTTATGGGCGAGACTTTGCCATGCATAAGCTTGCTGGCCGTGATGACGTTGCCGCCATAAGCCTGGCCCATAGCCTGCATCCCCAGGCACACACCAAACATCGGTGTACTCGCGCCTAGCTTTTCGATCAGTTCAAGGCACATGCCGGCATCGTCGGGCGTACAAGGGCCTGGTGAGATGACGATGCCCTCAAGCTCTCCGCTTGCGCGTCGCTTGGCTATCGCATCGACCGTCGTCGCGTCGTTGCGCACCACATCCATCTTCACACCGGTTGCACCGAGGCAATGCACGAGGTTGTAGGTGAAACTGTCGTAGTTATCGATGACCAGATAGGTGCCGGTCATTGCAGGCCCCCCACCCTTGATCCCTCGCCACAAGGGGGAGCGAGACGCCACGTGGCATTCTCGCGTACCCCTCCCATTGGTGGGGAGGGGCTAGGGGTGGGGTGATGCTTTACCGGGAAGGTTTGCCGACAGCCCATCACTGCCCCCGCTGCGACGTGGCCGCAAAGCGCACAGCTTCTTCAGCGGCACGGAACAGAGCCTTGGCCTTGTTCACACATTCGTCCTGTTCCGACTGCGGATCGCTGTCGGCGACGATCCCGGCGCCTGCCTGAACATACATGACGCCGTCTTTCACTACCGCTGTGCGCAGCACGATGCACGTATCCATAGCACCAGAGGCATCAAAATAGCCGACGCAGCCAGCATAGATGCCGCGCTTGTCCCGCTCCAATTCGTCGATGATTTCCATCGCGCGCACTTTTGGGGCTCCGGAAACCGTGCCGGCGGGAAAGCCTGCGCCGAGCGCGTCGAGCGCGTCGAACCGGCCTTCATCCAGCTCGCCGACCACGTTTGAGACGATGTGCATGACGTGACTATAGCGCTCGATAAAGAACTGATCGGTGACCTTAACGGTGCCCATCTTGGCGACCCGGCCAACATCGTTCCGGCCAAGATCCAGCAACATCAGATGCTCAGCGCATTCCTTCGGATCGGCCAGTAGCTCGTCAGCGAGGGCGTTGTCTTCAGAGGGCGTCGCTCCGCGCGGCCGCGTGCCGGCGATTGGACGAATGGTCACCTCGCCATCGCGCGCGCGCACCAGAATTTCCGGGCTTGAGCCTATGATGGTGAAGCCATCGAAGCACAGATAGTAGAGAAAAGGGGCAGGGTTGGTGCGGCGCAGGGCGCGGTAAAGCGCAAAATCGGGAAGCGGGAAGGGTGCTTCGAAGCGCTGCGACAGGACCACCTGAAAGATATCGCCGGCGCGGATGTACTCTTTCGCGCGCTCAACCATAGCCTTGTAGTCCTCTGGCGAGGTGTTCGATGTCACCGTCGGCATTGGCAGTTCTATGGGATCGCTGGAGCGCGGCAGTGGGGTATCGAGGCGGTCAACAGCCTCGGTCAGTCGGTCAATGGCACGCGCATAAGCGGTTGAGGAAGAAACCGCGTCGTCAGGCCGGACGGGCGTGACGATGGTGATTTCATCGCGCACAGCGTCGAAGATAACGATAACCGTCGGTCGCATCAGCAGCATGTCCGGGACGCCCAGGACATCCGGGTTCTGTTGCGGCAGGCGCTCAATCAGGCGCACGGTATCGTAGCCCAGATAGCCGAAGACGCCCGCCGACATTGGCGGCAACCCGTCGGGCAAATCGATACGGCTGTCATCGATCAAGGTCCGCAGCGCATCAAGGGCAGGGGCGTCGAGTTCATCGAAGCCGCCGACCTTGCCGTCGCCAGACACCTGGGCGACGGCCGCGCGGTTGCCGTCCGCCCGGAAGATCAGGTCCGGGCGTAGCCCGATCATCGAATAGCGGCCCCGAACCGCGCCGCCTTCAACAGACTCCAGCAAGAACGCGGTGCTTGCCCCACCTTGGGAGAGTTTCAGCATCGCAGAAACAGGGGTCTCAAGGTCAGCCACAAGGCGTGTGTAGACCACCTGGGCCTGGCCCGCGGAATAGCGTGCGTTAAACGCGTCTGAGGCGGGTTCGATGAGCATGGCTGGCGGTTTGCAACTGTTTGGGGATTACCGGGCGATGCCGCCCACCAAGAGCTGATTTAGCAGGTCCTGGTTGACTTGCACGCCCAGGCTAGCCTGCAGCGCCCCTACATATTGCGTCAGAATGCTGTTCTCGATCGACGGGCCGAGTTCCTCGGCAAGCTGCTGGACGTCTGTCGCTTGCTCGAAAAAGGCGGGCCGCGCCACATCGGTGACGACGAAGACCAGCCGGCTGGTACGGTCGGGAGCTTCAACATCGCCAAAATGGCCTTCAGCCCCCTCAAATGCTGCCACCGTTGCGGGACCACCAAGCTCATCAGGCGCTTCGCCCCGGGTGAAAGGTTCGGTCTGCTGGAGTGGGACATCAAGCGCGAGCGAGAGTGTTTCCAGCGTGCGACCGCGTTCGAGTTCGTCAACGAGTTCGGCCGTGCGGTCGCGCAGCAGGTTGTCACGCTGGTCGGCGATGAAATCGTCGCGTACCCGGCTTTCGGCCTCTTCGAAGGTCAGGTCGCGGGCCGCTTCGATCCCCGTCACGTCGTACCAGACAAAGCCGCCATCGGCCGTATCAACGACATCGTTTTCGAGGCCGACATCGGTTTCAAACATTTCGCCCAGCAGATCGTCGGTCTCGGGAAGTCCGGCATCATTGCCCTCGCGGTCAAAGCCGTTGGAATCGACGGCCGCCACCGTAACCAGCTCAAGATCGAAGCGCTCCGCGATGGTCGCCAGCGTATCGCCGCCCGCGCGCGCGTCCTCAACGGCGTCAAACAGGTTGAACAGATCATCGCGTGCCCGCGCGCGTGCCAGCTCGTCACGAAGCGGACCTTCGAGATTTTCGAACGCTACCGTGCTTTCGCTGCCGATGCTGTTGACCACCATGATGATGTTGCCAAAGCGCCCTTCGATCACGCCGGTAGGACCGGCAGCGGCCAGGGCAAATGCGGCGTCGCCTGCGCTATCGTCGAGGATGGCATCTCTGCGAACAGAACCAAGCTCGGTCACGGTGAAACTGAAGCCATCATCGGCTTGCAGATCGGAGACGCTTTCGCCGGCGGCCAGCCTGTCGCGCGCCCTCGATGCAACAGCGGCATCCGTGAAGAGGAGCTGCGTGACGTCACGCTGACCGGCGGCCGCCCGCGCACCAAGCTCCTGCTCATAGGCGGCACGCACTTCATCTTCCGGCACACCGGCGGGATCGGCAAGCGCCGCCTCCGACAGCACGACCATCTCAACGCTACGATATTCGGGAGCCCGATAGTCCGATGTCCGCTCATTGTAGAACGCCACAAGCTCTTCGTCTGTTGGTGGTGCTGGCGGCTCAAGGTTCTCTTCGGTCAGCCTCAAATAGCTGACCTTGCGCAATTCGTTGGCGTACGTGTTGGCCACCTCCAGCATGAATTGTGGCGGTTGCAGGCCGCCGGTCACACCCTCTGCGAGTTGCTGCCGTGCTGCAAAAGAGCGCGTGTCGGCAACGAAATCATCTTCGGATATGCCGTAGCTGCGCAGAACTTGCTGGAAGAATTGCCGGTTGAACCCGCCAACCTGAAGAAAAATGGGGTCGGACGCGATGCGCTCGGCAAGGCGGGGATCGGAAACCCCGATATTCAGGCGGTCAGCTTCGGAATCGAGCGCCGCTTCCGACGCGAGCTGGCTCAGGAGCTGCCGATCAAGGCCGAACATGCGAGCCTGTTCCATCGTCAGCCCCGTGCCGATCTGCTGGCTCAGCTGGTTAAGCTGCCGCCGCAGGGCAATCTCGAACGTTTCGGCGGAGATTTCAGCATCGCCGACGGCAAGAACCGTCCGCTGGCCGATACCCCCAAAATAGCTGCCAAAACCCAACCCAGCCACGACGGCGACGGACACGAGAATCAAAAAGACTTTGGCAACGGTGCCCTTGGCGCCTTCGCGCATCCTGGTGAGCATGGGTCTAAGCTTTTGTTATATCGTACTATTCAACGAGATGGCTTGATGAAGCCGGACTATAATCAGAAGGGCAGCCGCCTCGCAAGCACACTGCGCATGCGCGCGCCTTTTGCACCTTTTTGCCAAACCTGCTAGCAGGCCCGCGATTTACAGGACAGTTGGGCCAGAATTTGGCCCCAGATTTGGAAAGCGCGATGCCAACCCAAGCAATCCGGCCCCTCGTTGCGGGAAATTGGAAGATGAACGGACTGCGCCGTTCGCTCGATACGATCGAAGCGGTGATGCGCCGCGCAGCCGAAGAGGGTGTGCTCGAGGCGCTCGACCTTCTGGTGTGCCCGCCGGCAACCCTTGCTGCGCTTGCCGTCAAAACCGTCGACACCGTGCCCGTGCATATCGGCGGACAGTATTGCCATGCTGCAGAAAGCGGCGCGCATACCGGCGACATCTCTGCGGAGATGCTTTGCGACCTTGGCGTCGACTTTGTTCTGGCGGGCCACTCCGAGCGCCGTACTGACCATGGCGAGACCGATGCTGAGGTGAACGCCCAGACGCTTGCGGCGTGGCGCGCTGGATTGTGTGCTGTCGTTTGTGTTGGTGAAACCAAGGATGAGCGCGAAGCGGGCCAGGCGGTTGAGATTGTTTCCGGCCAGTTGGCGGCGTCCATCCCCGACGGCGCGACGGCTGAAAACACGGTGGTTGCTTACGAGCCGGTGTGGGCGATTGGCACGGGGCTAACACCCACCGTCGATGACATCGCCCAAATGCATGACTCAATTCGCAGGACCCTTGCGGAACGTTTTGGCGATGCGGGTGCGGCGATGCGCATCCTTTACGGCGGCTCCGTAAAACCAGCGAACGCGGCTGAAGTCTTGAGCCCAACCAATGTCGATGGCGCCTTGGTCGGCGGGGCAAGCCTGTCCGCCAGTGACTTCATGGGTATCGCGACCGCCGTGCGTGACCTTGTTCGGATGTAATGCTCGCAGACTTGGCACGGATCATGGTCAGCGGTTTGGTCTGAAAGGTTTTGCGTTGACGATTGCCTTGGTGTAATCGCCAGCGAGAGGGAAGAGCGCAGTCACCAAGGACCTGCAGCCCTTAGAACACTTGCACTGCAAAGCACGATGCACATCTATCGAGCAGTTGCCGAAACGGTGATGCCCGACCGGAAGAAATTGGGAAGCGCGTATGGAAACGCTTGAGACTGTTTTGATCGTTGTCCACCTGCTGGTGGTTGTTGCCCTTGTCGCTGTGGTGTTGTTGCAGCGCTCAGAGGGTGGCGCACTGGGTATCGGCGGTGGCGGCGGAGGCGGCAACTTCATGTCGAGCCGAGGTCAGGCGAATGTGTTGACGCGGGCGACCGGATTCCTTGCGATCGGCTTTTTCGCCACCTCGATCTCGTTGACCATCCTGGCACAGACAACCGCCGGTCCTTCGTCCATCCTTGATTCGATTCCCGACGCGCAGCCGTCCGGGCCCGGCACCACACTGCTTGAACAGATCGGCGGCGAGGTCGAGCCGGTCACGCCGGATGCGACGGTGCCCGCCGAACCGCAGGTCCCGACGTCGCAGTAAACGGCCGAAAGACGCGAACCTCCTTAGAGCCCGCCGCTTGTCGGCGGGCTTTTTTGTGCGGCATTGCAGCCATGCACAAACAGCTGGCAATGAGTGCTTGTCGGATGCAGTGCTGTTCGCTAGACCCTGAGTCCCATGGCGCGATACATCTTTATCACCGGCGGCGTGGTTTCTTCTCTTGGAAAAGGCATCGCTGCGGCGGCTCTTGGAGCTTTGCTGCAGGCACGTGGCTATAAGGTCCGCATCCGGAAACTCGACCCCTATCTCAACGTCGATCCGGGGACCATGTCTCCAACCCAGCACGGAGAAGTCTTCGTCACCGACGACGGGGCGGAGACCGACCTCGATCTCGGTCATTATGAGCGCTTCACGGGCCGTTCGGCCAACAAGCACGACAACATCACAACCGGCAAAATCTATCAGACGATCATCGCAAAAGAGCGCCGGGGCGATTATCTTGGCGCGACCGTGCAGGTCATCCCACACGTCACCGATACGATCAAAGCCTTCGTTTTGTCAGGAAACGATGACTATGATTTTGTGATCTGCGAAATTGGCGGAACGGTTGGCGATATTGAAGGGCTGCCCTTCTTTGAAGCCATTCGCCAACTCGGCAATGAACTGCCCCGCGGTGATGTCATCTATATGCATCTGACTTTGATGCCGTTCATCCCCAGCGCCGGCGAGTTGAAAACGAAACCGACGCAGCACTCCGTCAAGGAGTTGCGCTCGATCGGCATACAGCCGGATATCCTGATGGTGCGGTGCGACCGGCCTATTCCGCCTGGTGAACGCAAGAAACTGTCACTGTTCTGCAATGTGCGTGAGCAAAGCGTCATCCCCGCACTTGATGTGCCGCACATTTATGACGTGCCGCTTGCCTACCATGACGAAGGTCTCGACGAGGAGGTTCTTGCCGCCTTTCGTATCGACGACGCGCCTCCGCCCGACCTGTCACGGTGGGAGCAAATCTCAACCGGCGTGAAGAACACGGACGGCTCGGTGAAGATTGCAGTCGTGGGCAAGTACACCGACCTGAAGGATGCCTACAAATCTCTGATCGAGGCGCTGACCCATGGCGGTATCGCCAATCGCGTGAAAGTCGATATCGAGTGGATCGCGTCCGAGGTGTTCGAGCGCGAAGACCCCAGCCCCTACCTTGAGGGCGTGAACGGCATACTTGTGCCCGGCGGCTTTGGCCTGCGCGGCGCGGAAGGCAAGATCAACGCAGCGTCCTTCGCGCGGACACGTGGCATTCCCTATTTTGGCATCTGTTACGGCATGCAGATGGCCGTGCTTGACGCGGCTCGCAACCTGGCCGGCATTTCCGGCGCACGGTCCTCTGAGTTCGAGACCGGTGAGGGGCCAATTGTCGTCGGGCTGATGACCGAATGGCTCAAGGGCAACGCGCTGGAAACGCGCGCCACCGAAGGTGACCTTGGAGGAACGATGCGACTTGGCGCCTATGATGCAACACTCGCACCAG
It encodes the following:
- the trpD gene encoding anthranilate phosphoribosyltransferase is translated as MTDSFKPLLTKVCQGNALTREEASTAFDAIMSGSLGMAQIAGFLIALKVRGENVDELVGAVRTMRSKMTPVDLPPDLAASAIDIVGTGGDGKGSYNVSTATAIVVAACGVPVAKHGNRAVSSNSGAADVLKALGVNIELSADQIALCIEHAGIGFMFAPMHHSAMKHVGPTRAELGQRTIFNLIGPLSNPARVTRQLVGVYDERWMMPMAETLHALGCEAAWVVHGSDGMDEITTTGITQMAKLEEGTVSLAMLDPRDEGIDLVDERELVGGDADHNASALQAVLAGEPSAYADIVLLNAAASLCVAGAVTSVEKGLNVAREAIETGGAERTLARLVDVSNGGV
- a CDS encoding aminodeoxychorismate/anthranilate synthase component II; its protein translation is MTGTYLVIDNYDSFTYNLVHCLGATGVKMDVVRNDATTVDAIAKRRASGELEGIVISPGPCTPDDAGMCLELIEKLGASTPMFGVCLGMQAMGQAYGGNVITASKLMHGKVSPITPAAEADVFSGINGPFDATRYHSLAVERTSLPTTMAITARADDGEIMGLSHTSHPVHGVQFHPESIASQHGERILANFVAIATRFNDAKKRSGA
- the trpE gene encoding anthranilate synthase component I, with the translated sequence MLIEPASDAFNARYSAGQAQVVYTRLVADLETPVSAMLKLSQGGASTAFLLESVEGGAVRGRYSMIGLRPDLIFRADGNRAAVAQVSGDGKVGGFDELDAPALDALRTLIDDSRIDLPDGLPPMSAGVFGYLGYDTVRLIERLPQQNPDVLGVPDMLLMRPTVIVIFDAVRDEITIVTPVRPDDAVSSSTAYARAIDRLTEAVDRLDTPLPRSSDPIELPMPTVTSNTSPEDYKAMVERAKEYIRAGDIFQVVLSQRFEAPFPLPDFALYRALRRTNPAPFLYYLCFDGFTIIGSSPEILVRARDGEVTIRPIAGTRPRGATPSEDNALADELLADPKECAEHLMLLDLGRNDVGRVAKMGTVKVTDQFFIERYSHVMHIVSNVVGELDEGRFDALDALGAGFPAGTVSGAPKVRAMEIIDELERDKRGIYAGCVGYFDASGAMDTCIVLRTAVVKDGVMYVQAGAGIVADSDPQSEQDECVNKAKALFRAAEEAVRFAATSQRGQ
- a CDS encoding peptidylprolyl isomerase; this translates as MLTRMREGAKGTVAKVFLILVSVAVVAGLGFGSYFGGIGQRTVLAVGDAEISAETFEIALRRQLNQLSQQIGTGLTMEQARMFGLDRQLLSQLASEAALDSEADRLNIGVSDPRLAERIASDPIFLQVGGFNRQFFQQVLRSYGISEDDFVADTRSFAARQQLAEGVTGGLQPPQFMLEVANTYANELRKVSYLRLTEENLEPPAPPTDEELVAFYNERTSDYRAPEYRSVEMVVLSEAALADPAGVPEDEVRAAYEQELGARAAAGQRDVTQLLFTDAAVASRARDRLAAGESVSDLQADDGFSFTVTELGSVRRDAILDDSAGDAAFALAAAGPTGVIEGRFGNIIMVVNSIGSESTVAFENLEGPLRDELARARARDDLFNLFDAVEDARAGGDTLATIAERFDLELVTVAAVDSNGFDREGNDAGLPETDDLLGEMFETDVGLENDVVDTADGGFVWYDVTGIEAARDLTFEEAESRVRDDFIADQRDNLLRDRTAELVDELERGRTLETLSLALDVPLQQTEPFTRGEAPDELGGPATVAAFEGAEGHFGDVEAPDRTSRLVFVVTDVARPAFFEQATDVQQLAEELGPSIENSILTQYVGALQASLGVQVNQDLLNQLLVGGIAR
- the tpiA gene encoding triose-phosphate isomerase — protein: MPTQAIRPLVAGNWKMNGLRRSLDTIEAVMRRAAEEGVLEALDLLVCPPATLAALAVKTVDTVPVHIGGQYCHAAESGAHTGDISAEMLCDLGVDFVLAGHSERRTDHGETDAEVNAQTLAAWRAGLCAVVCVGETKDEREAGQAVEIVSGQLAASIPDGATAENTVVAYEPVWAIGTGLTPTVDDIAQMHDSIRRTLAERFGDAGAAMRILYGGSVKPANAAEVLSPTNVDGALVGGASLSASDFMGIATAVRDLVRM
- the secG gene encoding preprotein translocase subunit SecG, with amino-acid sequence METLETVLIVVHLLVVVALVAVVLLQRSEGGALGIGGGGGGGNFMSSRGQANVLTRATGFLAIGFFATSISLTILAQTTAGPSSILDSIPDAQPSGPGTTLLEQIGGEVEPVTPDATVPAEPQVPTSQ
- a CDS encoding CTP synthase; its protein translation is MARYIFITGGVVSSLGKGIAAAALGALLQARGYKVRIRKLDPYLNVDPGTMSPTQHGEVFVTDDGAETDLDLGHYERFTGRSANKHDNITTGKIYQTIIAKERRGDYLGATVQVIPHVTDTIKAFVLSGNDDYDFVICEIGGTVGDIEGLPFFEAIRQLGNELPRGDVIYMHLTLMPFIPSAGELKTKPTQHSVKELRSIGIQPDILMVRCDRPIPPGERKKLSLFCNVREQSVIPALDVPHIYDVPLAYHDEGLDEEVLAAFRIDDAPPPDLSRWEQISTGVKNTDGSVKIAVVGKYTDLKDAYKSLIEALTHGGIANRVKVDIEWIASEVFEREDPSPYLEGVNGILVPGGFGLRGAEGKINAASFARTRGIPYFGICYGMQMAVLDAARNLAGISGARSSEFETGEGPIVVGLMTEWLKGNALETRATEGDLGGTMRLGAYDATLAPGSKIASIYGTSQISERHRHRYEVNIDYRPTLENAGLTMAGLSPDGVLPETIEYEDHPWFIGVQFHPELKSRPFEPHPLFASFIEAAIEQSRLV